A DNA window from Linepithema humile isolate Giens D197 chromosome 6, Lhum_UNIL_v1.0, whole genome shotgun sequence contains the following coding sequences:
- the Lac gene encoding lachesin isoform X1, with protein MMRAAGLTVICALLQIVAGQRTPTISYISQEQIKDIGESVELRCIVQYASDYPILWIKIDKSSNDQVTLSYNQGVALRDSRFSLKHEQASSSYILQIKDIQETDAGLYQCKIQLSLTNHINAQVEILVRKQPIISDNSTQSQVVSEGQSILLECYATGYPAPRISWRRENNAILPTGGSIARGHKLKISSIQKDDRGTYYCVAENGVGRGARRNINVEVEFKPVISAARPRLGQALQYDMDLECHVEAYPPPAIIWLKDGIQLSNNQHHTISHFATADEYTDSTLRVITIEKRQYGEYKCRAANKLGTDETTIELFETIIPVCPPACGQAYYGTDVVPISSGPLVALVLLITMLMRNFHAKY; from the exons ATGATGCGTGCTGCTGGTTTAACTGTCATATGTGCATTACTGCAAATAG TTGCGGGTCAACGTACTCCAACGATATCTTATATCTCACAGGAACAAATCAAAGATATCGGTGAATCTGTAGAATTACGATGCATCGTTCAATATGCAAGTGACTATCCTATTTTGTGGATTAAGATTGATAAATCATCAAATGATCAAGTTACACTGTCTTATAATCAAGGAGTGGCACTTAGAGACAGCAGATTCTCTCTTAAACATGAACAAGCATCCAGTAGTTACATTTTACAA attaaagaCATACAAGAAACGGATGCTGGATTATATCAATGTAAAATACAGCTCAGTTTAACCAATCATATAAATGCACAAGTTGAAATATTAGTTCGTAAACAACCGATAATTAGTGACAACTCGACCCAATCTCAAGTGGTCAGCGAAGGACAATCTATTTTACTGGAGTGCTATGCCACTGGCTATCCAGCGCCAAGAATTTCATGGCGCAGGGAGAACAATGCAATCCTGCCTACTGGAGGATCGATTGCTcg CGGTCACAAATTGAAGATATCTTCCATTCAAAAAGATGACCGTGGAACTTATTACTGTGTTGCTGAAAACGGCGTTGGACGTGGGGCTAGACGTAATATCAATGTGGAGGTTGAATTTAAGCCAGTGATTTCGGCTGCAAGACCACGACTCGGACAGGCTTTGCAATACGACATGGATTTAGAGTGTCACGTAGAGGCGTATCCACCCCCAGCTATTATCTGGCTCAAGGATGGAATTCAGTTGTCAAATAATCAGCACCACACTATATCACATTTTGCAACTGCCGACGAATATACCGACTCCACGCTTCGAGTTATTACTATAGAAAAACGGCAATATGGAGAATACAAATGCCGTGCAGCCAACAAACTAGGCACTGATGAGACAACAATTGAGCTTTTTG AAACTATTATCCCAGTTTGCCCGCCAGCTTGTGGCCAAGCTTATTATGGAACTGATGTAGTCCCAATTTCTTCAGGACCTTTGGTAGCtctagttttattaattacaatgttaATGAG aaatttccacgccaaatattaa
- the Lac gene encoding lachesin isoform X2, translating into MMRAAGLTVICALLQIVAGQRTPTISYISQEQIKDIGESVELRCIVQYASDYPILWIKIDKSSNDQVTLSYNQGVALRDSRFSLKHEQASSSYILQIKDIQETDAGLYQCKIQLSLTNHINAQVEILVRKQPIISDNSTQSQVVSEGQSILLECYATGYPAPRISWRRENNAILPTGGSIARGHKLKISSIQKDDRGTYYCVAENGVGRGARRNINVEVEFKPVISAARPRLGQALQYDMDLECHVEAYPPPAIIWLKDGIQLSNNQHHTISHFATADEYTDSTLRVITIEKRQYGEYKCRAANKLGTDETTIELFEISTPNINYPGLQWAAASQCDFLIWLYIIISIVVVVTL; encoded by the exons ATGATGCGTGCTGCTGGTTTAACTGTCATATGTGCATTACTGCAAATAG TTGCGGGTCAACGTACTCCAACGATATCTTATATCTCACAGGAACAAATCAAAGATATCGGTGAATCTGTAGAATTACGATGCATCGTTCAATATGCAAGTGACTATCCTATTTTGTGGATTAAGATTGATAAATCATCAAATGATCAAGTTACACTGTCTTATAATCAAGGAGTGGCACTTAGAGACAGCAGATTCTCTCTTAAACATGAACAAGCATCCAGTAGTTACATTTTACAA attaaagaCATACAAGAAACGGATGCTGGATTATATCAATGTAAAATACAGCTCAGTTTAACCAATCATATAAATGCACAAGTTGAAATATTAGTTCGTAAACAACCGATAATTAGTGACAACTCGACCCAATCTCAAGTGGTCAGCGAAGGACAATCTATTTTACTGGAGTGCTATGCCACTGGCTATCCAGCGCCAAGAATTTCATGGCGCAGGGAGAACAATGCAATCCTGCCTACTGGAGGATCGATTGCTcg CGGTCACAAATTGAAGATATCTTCCATTCAAAAAGATGACCGTGGAACTTATTACTGTGTTGCTGAAAACGGCGTTGGACGTGGGGCTAGACGTAATATCAATGTGGAGGTTGAATTTAAGCCAGTGATTTCGGCTGCAAGACCACGACTCGGACAGGCTTTGCAATACGACATGGATTTAGAGTGTCACGTAGAGGCGTATCCACCCCCAGCTATTATCTGGCTCAAGGATGGAATTCAGTTGTCAAATAATCAGCACCACACTATATCACATTTTGCAACTGCCGACGAATATACCGACTCCACGCTTCGAGTTATTACTATAGAAAAACGGCAATATGGAGAATACAAATGCCGTGCAGCCAACAAACTAGGCACTGATGAGACAACAATTGAGCTTTTTG aaatttccacgccaaatattaattatccaGGTCTACAATGGGCTGCAGCAAGTCAATGCGACTTCTTAATATGGCTCTATATCATTATCTCTATTGTTGTAGTTGTAACTCTGTAA
- the LOC105671469 gene encoding uncharacterized protein has protein sequence MEYLSFDLSSKSLTLKKRGILPKPAANEVRIKVAYSGICGTDLHILEGSFPCKKDEPLTLGHEFVGTIDEVGSEVTIFKIGQRVAVDPNSGCNKCDHCHNANYHFCSLGGLNNTIGIFRDGGWATHVTVPETQVYLLSDDTDMRQAVLSEPLSCMAHGWDILNPLNIGSKVLVIGAGIIGLLWACLLHVHGLRKTVTISEPQQKRREIAANLGLNYQVKSPTEVKGEFDLAVDCSGCVPAMEAAVPLLGRGGRLCVFGVASPKAKLAIEPFEIYKKELTIVGVNINPYTFPKGLALLQSLSEGYLDFDKLEIKLFSLSEYKEALDALKKGQISKAVFKM, from the exons ATGGAATACTTGAGTTTTGATCTGTCGAGCAAATCGCTCACCTTAAAGAAACGAGGTATTCTTCCTAAACCAGCGGCAAATGAGGTTCGCATTAAAGTCGCATATTCTGGCATCTGTGGAACGGATCTCCATATTCTGGAA GGGTCTTTTCCTTGTAAGAAAGACGAGCCGTTGACTCTCGGACACGAGTTTGTAGGTACAATTGACGAAGTTGGATCGGAAGTGACTATCTTTAAGATCGGTCAACGCGTCGCGGTCGATCCTAACAGCGGGTGCAACAAATGCGATCACTGTCACAACGCGAATTATCATTTTTGCTCGCTGGGCGGGTTAAACAATACTATAGGAATTTTCAGAGATGGAGGATGGGCTACACACGTTACTGTGCCAGAAACGCAG GTGTATTTACTTTCGGATGACACTGACATGCGCCAAGCTGTGCTGAGCGAACCGTTATCATGTATGGCTCACGGTTGGGACATACTTAATCCTCTAAATATAGGAAGCAAAGTTCTTGTGATAGGCGCTGGTATTATAGGTTTACTATGGGCCTGTTTGCTTCACGTACATGGTCTCAGAAAAACTGTGACTATCAGTGAACCGCAACAAAAGCGCAGAGAAATTGCCGCCAATCTCg gTTTAAATTATCAAGTGAAAAGTCCGACCGAAGTAAAAGGGGAGTTTGATTTAGCTGTGGATTGCAGCGGTTGCGTTCCAGCCATGGAAGCAGCAGTGCCTTTGTTAGGCCGCGGTGGTCGCTTATGTGTATTCGGTGTCGCTAGTCCAAAAGCAAAACTAGCAATTGAACCGTTTGAG ATTTATAAGAAGGAGTTAACCATCGTAGGGGTGAATATAAATCCTTATACTTTTCCTAAAGGATTAGCTTTATTGCAGTCACTGTCTGAGGGATATCTTGATTTCGATAAATTAGAAATCAAACTATTTTCTTTGTCCGAATATAAAGAGGCACTCGATGCATTGAAAAAAGGACAGATAAGCAAGGCCGTTTTCAAGATGTGA